GAGGCGCTGGATTTGCCCTGCGAACAGCTCGAGCAGCTGCGCATTGAGTGCTTTGACATCTCGCACACCGCTGGCGAGGCCACCCGCGCTTCCTGCGTGGTGTTCACCCAGCACGCCATGCAAAGCAGCCAATACCGCCATTTCAAGATCGAAGGCATCACCGGCGGCGACGATTACGCCGCCATGCGCCAGGTGCTCGAACGCCGCTACCGCCCCCTGGCGCAGGCCCGACAAGAGGCCGAAAGCCCCTCCAGCAACGACGCCCAGGCTCGCCTGCCAGACTTGGTGCTGATCGACGGCGGCAAGGGCCAGGTGGCGGTGGCGCGCGAGGTGTTCTCAGAGCTTGGCCTGGAGCTGTCACGCATCGTCGGCGTGGAAAAGGGCGAAGGCCGCAAAGTGGGCCTGGAGGAGTTGGTGTTTGCCGATGGCCGCGACAAAATTTACCTGGGCAAAGACTCCGCCGCGCTCATGCTAATCGCGCAAATCCGCGACGAGGCACACCGCTTTGCCATTACGGGAATGCGCGCCGCCCGCGCCAAGGTTCGCACCGGCGGTAGCCGCCTGGAGGATATTCCCGGTATTGGCCCCAAAAAACGTGCCCGCCTGCTGCAACGCTTTGGCGGCCTGCGCGGCGTGCAAGATGCCAGCCCGCAGGATCTGGCCAGCGTCGAAGGCATTTCCGCCGAGCTGGCAGACACCATCTACCACGCTCTGCGGTAAGAGGACGGATGCCATGCCACAATCGCGCCCCATGTTCTTCACCATCCCCACCTTGATGACCTGGACGCGGATCATCGCGATCCCCTTGATCGTCGGGGTGTTCTACGCTCCGCTGGCGCCAGACACGCGCAATCTCATCGCCACGCTCATGTTCGTGGTCTTTGCCGCCACCGACTGGCTCGATGGTTTTCTGGCACGCAAGCTCAACCAAACCTCAGCCTTTGGCGCCTTTCTCGATCCGGTGGCAGACAAATTTTTGGTCTGCGCCTCGCTGCTGGTGCTGGTGCACCTGGGACGAACGGATGTATTCGTGGCACTGATCATCATCGGCCGCGAAATTGCCATCTCTGCCCTGCGCGAATGGATGGCACAAATTGGTGCGAGCAAAAGCGTGGCCGTGCACATGATCGGCAAACTCAAAACCACGGCGCAAATGACGGCCATCCCCTTCTTGCTCTACGACGGCCCGGTCGGCCCCATCAACACAGGGGTGTGGGGACTGTGGCTGATCTGGATTGCAGCCGTACTCACCGTCTGGTCCATGGTCTACTACCTGCAAAAAGCGCTGCCTGAAATCCGCGCCCGTGTTCGCTAAAAAGCGACGCCAAGCCGAGCAGACGCATAAATACGACTAGAATCCCGCGACACGTCGCCGCCGCAGCGCGCGCCTGACCCGATAACAGGAAACCGGGGCCGCCTAAAATTGCCGAGCACCCAGGTCTTCCACACGCTTTCCCGAGAGGCATCTTGTGAATAAAACCGAACTAATTGAACACATTGCAACCAATGCCGACATATCCAAGGCTGCCGCTGCCCGCGCCCTGGAATCGACGATCGAAGCCGTCAAAAAAACCCTGAAAAAAGGTGGTACCGTATCCCTGGTCGGTTTTGGCACTTTTGCCGTTGGCAAACGTGCCGCCCGCACCGGTCGCAACCCCCGTACCGGCGCTACGATTAAAATCAAGGCTGCCAAGGTTCCGAAGTTCCGTCCAGGCAAGGCGTTGAAAGACGCCCTGAACTGAACAAGCAGTTAAGGTGGGGTGCTTAGCTCAGTTGGTAGAGCGGCGCCCTTACAAGGCGTAGGTCAGCGGTTCGAGCCCGTTAGCACCCACCACCACCGAACAAAGGCGAACGCAAGTTCGCCTTTTCTTTTGTCAGAAAGTTTGACTATGCTCGAATCCATCCGCAAGCACTCCAAGTTCGGCATGATCTTGTTGTTCTTGCTGGTCATTCCCTCATTCGTTCTGGTAGGTGTAGACCAGAGCTATTTTTCCGAGAGCAGCCCCATCGTCGCCCGCGTCGATGGTCACGAGATCAAGCAATCGGACTGGGATAACGCCCATCGCCAAGAAAGCGACCGAGCCCGTGCCCAAGCACCCAACAGCGACCCCAGGCTGCTCGACACACCCCAAGCGCGCTATGCCACGCTCGAACGCATGGTACGCGACCGCGTGTTGACTGCAGCCGTGCAAAAAATGCATCTGGGCGTCAGCAATACCCGCTTGGCACAAACCCTGCAAGATATTCCAGCGATTGCAGCCCTCAAGCGCCCCGATGGCTCGCTCGATGCCGAAGCCTACCGCGCCCTGGTCGGCGCCCAGGGCCTGACACCTGAAGGCTTTGAGGCCAATGTGCGCCAGGACATGGCGCTTTCACAAGTGCTCGGCGGCGTGGTGCAATCGTCCTTCAGCACCCCCGAGCAGCTCAACCAGGCCATGGACACGCTGCTGCAGCGCCGCGAGATTCAAATCGCACGCTTTACCCCGCAAGACTTCAGCGCCAAAGTCACGCCCACGGATGCCGAACTCGAAAGCTACTACCAGGCCCACACGGTGCAATTCCAGCAGCCTGAAGAAGCCACCGTCGAATACCTGTTGCTCGACCTCGATGCCGTGCGTGCCAGCCTCACGCCCAGCGAGGACGATCTGCGCACTTACTACAAAGAAAACCTCGACCGCCTTGCCGGCAAAGAAGAGCGCCGTGCCAGCCATATCCTGATCAGCGCCGCCAAGGATGCTCCGGCCGCCGAACGCGAAAAAGCCAAGGCCCAAGCCAACGAACTCGAAACCACTTTGCGCAAAGACCCGGGCCAATTCGCTGCCCTGGCCAAGAAAAATTCGCAAGACCCGGGCTCTGCCAGTGCCGGCGGCGATCTGGGCTTTTTTGCCCGAGGTGCAATGGTCAAACCATTTGAAGACGCCGTCTTTGGCATGAACAAAGGCGACATCAGCCCCGTGGTGGAGAGCGATTTTGGCTACCACATCATCACACTCACCGACATCAAAAAACCCAAAGCACCGAGTTTTGAGGAAGTGCGTCCCAAGCTGCAAGCAGAGCTGCTGCAACAACTGGCCCAACGCAAATTTGCCGAAGTGGCTGACACGTTCACCAACAGCGTCTATGAGCAGGCCGATAGCCTGCAGCCCACCGCCGACAAGCTCAAGCTCAAAGTGCAAACGGCTCAGCACGTCACGCGCACACCAGCTCCTGGCGCCCAAGGGCCGCTGGCCAACGCCCGCTTCCTCGAAGCCTTGTTTGCCAACGACTCGATTGAGAACAAGCGCAACACCGAAGCCATCGACATCGCCCCCAGCACTCTGGTTGCGGGCCGCGTGAGCCAATATGAACCGGCCCGTACCCTGCCTTACGCCGAAGTACGCGAGCGCGTTCGGGCCCTGTACGTCGCCGACAAGGCTGGCGAGCTCGCCCGCACAGAAGGTCAGGCCAAACTCCAAGCTTGGCAAGCCGACCCCAACAGTGCCAACCGCCTGGCGCCATCCATCATCGTCGCCCGCAACCAGCTGCAAAACCAGCCCCGCGCCCTGGTCGATGCCGCTTTGCACGCCCCGGCAGACAAACTCCCAGCCTGGACCGGTGTCGATCTGGGTGCGCAAGGCTATGCCGTCATCAAAATCAACCGCATCGTGCCGCGCGAAGCCAGCCAGGCTGCAGAAACTGCCGCCCTGCAGCAGCAATTCGACCAATGGCTGGGCACTGCGGAAGGCATGGCGTACTACGAGCTGCTCAAGCAACGCTTCAAGGTCCAAATCAAGGCCCCACGGCCCACCTCCTAAAGCGTGGACATGAAAATTCCTTGAATTACCATTTGCTTCGAAATTTGACGCTATAATTCAGGGCTCTACGGTGGCTGTAGCTCAGTTGGTAGAGTCCAGGATTGTGATTCCTGTCGTCGTGGGTTCGAGTCCCATCAGCCACCCCAAATGACAAAACCTCGCCAACTTCTGTTGGCGAGGTTTTTTTACGTCAGGTATTTTGTGCGGAGTACGAAGCCATGAGTGCAACCCTCAACGTCGATCCGGCCGAACTGGCTAAATTTTCTGAACTGGCCCACCGCTGGTGGGACCCTGAGAGCGAATTCCGCCCCTTGCACCAGTTCAATCCCTTGCGCCTGGAGTGGATCATGGGCTTGGCCCCACTGGCCGGCAAGAAGGTACTGGACGTAGGCTGTGGCGGCGGCATTTTGGCCGACTCGATGGCACACCAAGGCGCCAGCGTCACAGGTATTGATCTGGCCAGCAAATCGCTGCGTGTGGCCCAACTGCACGCACTAGAAGCCCAAACACCCAACATCGACTACCGCGAAGTCAGCGCCGAAGTCCTGGCCGCAGAGCAGCCTGGCGCGTACGACGTCGTCACCTGCATGGAAATGCTCGAACACGTGCCCGACCCGGCGTCCATCGTGCGTGCCTGCGCCACCCTGGTCAAGCCCGGTGGCTGGGTGTTCTTTTCTACCATCCACCGCAACCTCAAAGCCTTCGCCCTGGCCATCGTCGCTGCTGAATACCTGCTAAAAATGCTACCCCAGGGCACGCACGAATACGACAAGCTCATTCAGCCCAGCGAACTCGCCCGCTACTGCCGCCAAGCCGGACTGGAACTACAGCACACCCGGGGCCTGGAATACAACCCCCTGACCCAGCGCTACCGCCTGAGCGACGACACCAGCGTCAACTACCTCTTTGCCACCCGCAGGCTGCCCGCATGAGCCCGGTTTTTTCCACCGTACGGGCGGTTTTATTCGACCTCGATGGCACCTTGATCGACAGCGCCCCGGACCTCGGCGCCGCCGTGGACAAAATGCGCACCGACCGAGGGTTGCCTCCCCTGCCCATGGAGTGCTACCGCCCCCTGGCCGGCGCGGGCGCCCGTGGCCTGCTAGGGCAGGCGTTCGGCATCGGCCCCGATCACCCTGAATTTACCCAGCTGCGCGAAGAATTTTTCAATAACTACCAAGCTTGCATGACGGCGCGCACCCAGCCCTTTGAGGGCGTGGCCCAGCTCCTCGACCACTTGCACCGCAAAGCCCTGCCCTGGGGTGTGGTCACCAACAAATCAACCCGCTTTGCCCAACCTCTGACGCAGCAGATGCCCCTGTTTGCCACCATGCAGACTGTGGTATGTGGCGACACCACCGCACACTCCAAACCCCACCCCGAACCCCTGCTTGAAGCCTGCAGACGCCTGGGCGTTGCGCCACAGCATTGCATTTACGTGGGTGACGACGCACGCGACATCGAAGCCGGCCATGCCGCCGGCATGGGCACCGTGGCCGCCTGCTACGGCTACCTGGGACACGAACACCCCCCCCAGACCTGGGGCGCCCACGCCACCATCTATTCCCCCCTGGAGCTCTTGAAATTACTGAAAAAGGACTAAAATGGCGAATCAAGGGGCTGCCCTGGTTTCGACGTGGGTTCGGAATCGGCGTGGTGCATGTCGAGCTTGAGTGACGCTCGTAAATCTCCATTCAACAAAGTAACTGCAAACGACGAACGTTTCGCACTCGCCGCTTAAATCCGGTGAGCCTTGCAACAGCACGCTGATGGGCTGGGCAAGGGGGTAGCAATACCTCCCGGCTGCAAGGGAATTCACATCAGCTGGTTCTGTGCCGGGCACCTTGGCATGGGGCAAGATCCAAGGGTGCTGGCTGGTGGTAGAGCGTGTGCCTGCGCGCTACCGGCGGCGAGATCCAAAACAGAACACTAAACATGTAGATCTGCCCGAAGAAGGCTTGCGGACGCGGGTTCAATTCCCGCCAGCTCCACCAATCTCCCCAGCCCACATCCAAGGATGTGGGCTTTTTTTTGCCCCCCAGCTCACGCCCTATGCCCCCATTGCTTTGGGATGTTTTTTGTCGCGTCATCGACAACTTCGGCGACGTTGGTGTCTGTTGGCGTCTTTCGGCTGATCTTGCTGCCCGTGGGCACCAGGTGCGGCTATGGATAGACGATGCCAGCGCCCTGGCTTGGATGGCGCCGCAAGGTGTTAGCGGCGTGCAAGTGCTTCCCTGGCCAGACGCTGCTCCCGCCACGGGGGTCGGTCAAGTGCTGGTCGAAGCCTTTGGCTGCGGGGCGCCGGACATTTTTTTTGCTACCAAAACAATAGCGTCTGACGCTGATACAACAAGCCCTGCAAGCAAAAATTACCCACTATTAATCAACCTGGAATACCTCAGCGCCGAAAGCTATGTTGAGCGCTGCCATCGCCTGCCCTCCCCCATCTCCACCGGCCCCTGCCAAGGGGCAGTACGCTGGTTTTTCTACCCTGGTTTCACCCCGGCCACCGGCGGCCTGCTGCGCGAATCGAATCTGGCGGCACGCCTGCAACAATTTGACCGGGCCGGCTGGCGCACCCGCCACGGCATTGGAGCGCAGCAATGGGCCGTATCGCTGTTTTGCTATGAACCGCCGGTTTTGCCCGCCTTTTTACAACAATTACAGTCAGTTGGCGCCCAGTTGCTGGTCACCCCCGGACGCGCCGCAGCGGCAGTGCAGGCTTGCGCCAATCACCAACCACCAATCACCTGGCTGCAGCCGTGCACACAGCACGCGTTTGACGAGCTGCTGTGGGGCTGCGACCTCAATTGCGTACGCGGCGAAGACTCCCTGGTGCGCGCCCTGTGGGCTGGCCAGCCCCTCTTGTGGCACATCTACCCCCAAGAAGACAACGCCCACCACGCCAAGCTGCAAGCCTTTCTCGATTGGCTGCAGGCACCACCCTCGCTGCGCCAACTGCACTGCGCCTGGAACGGTATCGAACCGACCCAAACCCTGCCGCACCTGGACGCCCACGCCCTGCAGCAATGGCGCGAATGCATACAAGCTGCACGCCAGCGCTTGCTGGCACAACGGGATTTATTGACCCAACTACTAGGGTTTGTGGCTGAAAAAAGCTAAAATCGCAGGTTTTGCGCTATTGGATTGAGCAACCCGCTTTGACCGTAGCCGCATCCCCTGCCGCGAAATTTCTGCACCGGCGCACCAAGGCCTCTGGGCCCGATCCGCGCTACCTGCAGGCTGCGGCTCCAACCCAAGCACTACGCTATGAAAATCGCTCAAGAAATCCGCGCCGGCAACGTCATCATGCACGGCAAAGACCCGATGATCGTCCTGAAGACCGAATACGCCCGTGGCGGCCGTGGCGCGGCCACCGTGCGCATGAAGCTCAAGTCTCTGCTGGGCAACATGGGCACTGAAAACGTGTACAAGGCCGACGACAAGATCGACAACGTCATCCTCGACAAAAAAGAGTGCACCTACTCTTACTTTGCCGATCCGATGTACGTCTGGATGGACACCGAATACAACCAGTACGAAGTCGAAGCCAGCAACATGGGCGACGCCATCAGCTATCTCGAAGACGGCATGGCCGCTGAAGTGGTGTTCTACGACGGCAAGGCCATCTCGGTCGAGCTGCCCACCAGCGTCGAGCGCGAAATCACCTGGACGGAACCCGCCGTCAAGGGCGACACCTCGGGCAAGGTTTTGAAGCCTGCCAAGATCGCCACCGGCTTTGAAGTGCCCGTGCCGCTGTTCGTCAGCCAGGGCGACAAGATTGAAATCGACACCCGCACCGGCGAATACCGCAAGCGCGTCTGATACCGTTTTGCGTACACCCCAAGGGAGCCCAGGCTCCCTTTTTTATTGCCACCACACCGCGACAAAATGCTGGAACTTTCAGCATTCGGTTGTGTTCCATGCAATACCGGACAAAACAAGCGCCGTTTGGGCTGTTTTTGCGTCCTCCTGAGCATTCATGGCGCCTGGCCTAGAATGCAGCGTTTTTTGCCACTTTCAAGAAAGAGACAATCCATGTTCAACCAACCCACCACCTGGGATTCTGGCGGCCTCGCCCTGTCGCAAGAGCAGCGCCACAAGGTGCTGCGCAACACCTACTGGCTGCTCGCCCTGAGCCTGTTGCCGTCCGTGCTGGGCGCCTGGCTGGGCGTGGCCACGGGCATCACGCAGTCGCTGCGCGGCGGCCTGGGGCTGATCGTCTTCATGGGCGGCGCCTTCGGCTTCATGTTCGCCATCGAGAAAACCAAAAACTCGGCTGCCGGCGTCGGTGTGCTGCTGGCTTTTACCTTCTTCATGGGGCTGATGCTCTCGCGCCTGATCGGCATGGTGCTGGGCTTCAAGAACGGCACCGATCTCATCATGACCGCCTTCGCCGGCACGGCCGGGGTGTTCTTGGTCATGGCCAGCCTGGCCAGCGTCATCAAGCGCGACCTTTCGGGCATGGGCAAATGGCTCATGGTCGGCGCCCTGGTGCTGCTGGTGGGCAGCGTCATCAACGTGTTCGTCGGTTCTTCGGCCGGCATGATGGCGATCTCGGTGGCAGCCATCGGCATTTTCAGCGCCTACATGCTGTATGACATCAAGCAGATCATCGACGGCGGCGAAACCAACTACATCAGCGCCACCCTGGCCCTGTACCTGGATATCTTCAACGTCTTTCAGAGCCTGCTGGCCCTGCTCGGCATCATGGGCGGCGAGCGCGACTGAGCGGCTGCCCTGCCCACGACCCAAACCAAAGGCCCTGCGGGGCCTTTTTTCATGGAGAGCACAGCACCCTACCCCCTTCAAAACCGGCCACCGATGCCGATAATGACAGGGACATGATCCGCCACCCCCCCCCCCTGCGCCCGCTGGCCCTTGTGCTGGTGCTGCTGCCGCTGCTCACCGCCTGTGAAATCCCAGGCGTCTGGCCCAACCCGCGCACGGTCGAGAAAGAGGCCGAGGCCAAAGCCATCGGCGGCGCCTGCCGCCATGCCCTGCGCGGCCTGGAAGACTGCTACACGCTCAACCCGCAGGCGGCCAAAGCGGCAGTTTTTGCCGGCTGGAAGGACATGGACAGCTATATGCGCGAGAACAAGATCGAGGGCACGCCCTCGGTCATCACCAAGTCCGAACCGCCACCACCACCGGAAAAGCCCAAGCGCAAACGCAGCGCAGCCAGCGAGGATTCGTAAAAAAAGCGCCCCAGGCGCTTTTTTTACGTCCGCTCGAACACCGCCATGCTCTCGACGTGGGCGGTGTGCGGAAACATGTTCACCACCCCCGCCTGGGTGCAGCGGTAGCCCGCCTGGTGCACCAGCAGGCCCGCATCGCGCGCCAGCGTCGCCGGGTTGCAGCTGACGTAGACGATGCGCTGCGGCGGCTGCCAGCCCTCGGCACCGGCGGGCAGCGGCGGCGCACCCTCGACCCCCAGGCGCGCCTGGTGCAGCTCGCCCAGGGCCTTGGCCAGGGCAAAAGCGCCTTCGCGCGGGGGATCGACCAGCCATTTGTCGGCCTGGCCGTCGGCCACCAGCATCTCGGGCGTCATCTCGAACAGGTTGCGCGCTACAAAATTAGTAGCTGCTAACGCTTGACCAGACTGCCTTTGAGCCTGATTTTTCGCATAATTTTGGCGCGAACGGGCAACCAGCGTCTCGCTGCCCTCGATGCCCAGCACCTCACGCGCCTGGGTCGCCAGCGGCAGGGTGAAGTTGCCCAGGCCGCAGAACCAGTCGATCACGCGCTCGGTTGTGTGCACGTCCAGCAGGCGCAGCGCACGGCTGACCAGCACGCGGTTGATGTGCGGGTTCACCTGGGTGAAGTCGGTGGGCTTGAACGGCATGGTGATGCCAAAGTCCGGCAGGCCGTAGGCGAGCTGCTCGGCCCCCTCAGCGTCGAGCAGGTGCACGGTATCGGGCCCCTTGGGCTGCAGCCACCACTGCACGCCGTGGGCGGCGGCAAACTCGCGCAGCAACTGCAGGTCGCCCGCGCCCAGGGGTTCGAGGTGGCGCAGCACCAGCGCCGTCACGGTGTCGCCGCAGGCGAGCTCGATCTGCGGACAGGTGTCGCGCGCGGCCATGCGGCCGATGAGCGCGCGCAGCGGCATGAGCATGGCGTCCACGTGCGGCGGCAGGATTTTGCAGGTCTGCATGTCGGCGATGTAGCGGCTCTTGCGCTCGTGAAAGCCGACCAGCACCTCGCCCTTCTTGACGACGTAGCGCACCGACAGGCGGGCGCGGTAGCGGTAGCCCCAGGCCGGGCCTTCAATGGGGCGCAGCACGGTCTCGGCGCGCACCTTGCCCAGGTGCCAGAGGTTGTCTTCGAGCACGCGCTGCTTGATGGCGACCTGGGCGCTTTCGTGCAGGTGCTGCATCTTGCAGCCGCCGCAGGCACCGGCGTGCAAGCCAAAGTGCGGGCAACCCGGGCGCACGCGCTGGCTCGATTCGCGGTGAATGGCCGTCAGCTGGGCCTGCTCCCAGTTGTTTTTCTTGCGCTGCGTCTGGGCGCTGATCCATTCGCCGGGCAGCGCACCGTCGATGAACACCACCTTGCCATCGGGCTTACGTGCCACGCCCTGGGCGTCCATGTCCATGGACACCACCTCCAGCCAGCCCTCGGGCAGGGTTGTTGCGCCATCGGTGGCCAACAGGCATTCATCGTTCTTCAAATCGCTCATAACAAACCAATAAGGGAGGGCCTGCGCCCTCCCCGAGAACCAACACAAAAGCCGGACTCAATCGTCCTGCACGATGCCGTATTCTCGCAGCAAGCCCCCTATTTGCGTCTGATCGAGCTTTTTCATGAGCAGATGGCGCAGGAAATTCGGCCCCGGCAGCTCCATCTCCTTGCCGTCGCGCAGGCGCCCGGTGGCCGCAAGCAGCGTGCGCACGTCGTACGTGGAGTTGAACACCTCGGGCACGCCGCGCTCCACGCCGAGCAGGGTGTAGACCGCCTCCATCGGCGTGCGCACCGAGTATTCGGTGGTGAAGATGCAGTCGCGCTGGCGCGACTCGGCAAACTGGCCGATGAAGGCAAAGTTGACCGCCCCGGCCGGCACCACGTCGGGCCGGTCGCCCGCCTGGCGCGGCATGAAGAACGAGGTCACGTAGGGCATCATCACCGGCACGGTGCGCGCCCCGGTGGCGGCCAGCGCCGCAATATCTTCGGGCGGCACGCCCAGGTGGTAGAGCCATTCCTGCGTGATTTCCTCGCCCGTGCAGTCCTGCATGGGCTTTTGCACGTAGTCACCCAGGCGCTCAGGGAACAGGCCATACACCCAGACAACGATCTGCTCCTTGGGCTGGGCCTTGAAGTGCGGCTGGCGGTTGACGGTCCAGCTCAAGAGCCAGCCCGAGTCCTTGGCCGTGACGATACCGCCCGTCACCACCTTGCCGCTGAAGGGATCGCGCTTGGCGATTTTCTGGATGTACTGCGGGATGCGTGCGTCCAGCGTGGTGACGGTGGCCGACTCCCACTTGGTCTCGGGAATGTGCGCGCCAAACACATCCGGGCGGCCAAAGGCCGGGTCTTTGGCCGCAATGCGCCGCCACAGCTCCCAGGCCGGTGCCGGCCCGGTGTTGAGCTGCGCGGGGGTGTGGTGGTCGCCGCAGTCGGAGTTTTCCGTGAGCGAGCCGATGGTGAGGAACACCAGCTCATCCGGCCCCAGATCAACGCCGCCTGCCACGCCGCCCTCGCGCCAGTGGATGCGCGTGGCCTGCTTGCGCCCGCTCGCCAGGTCAAAGTCCACGTCCAGCACCTCCACGCCGTAGCGAAAGCGCACGCCCTGGCCCTGCAGCCACTGCACCAGCGGCAGCACCAGCGATTCATACTGGTTGTACTTGGTGAACTTGAGGGCGGAAAAATCGGGCAGGCCGCCGATGTGGTGGATGAAGCGGTGCAGGTACAGCTTCATCTCCAGCGCCGAATGCCACTCCTCGAAGGCGAACATGGTGCGCCAGTAGAGCCAGAAATTGCTGGCCAGGAATTCAGCGCCCAGCACCTCGTTGATGCGCTTGTTCTCCACCTCGGCACGGGTTGCCATGAACAGCCAGATGACCTCTTTTTGCGCCTTCTCGCTCAGGGTGAACAGGCCGTCGGTGTGCGCGTCCTGCCCCTGGTTGACGGTGGCGCGCTGCAGCGAATAGTTGGGATCGTCCTTGTTCAGCCAGTAAAACTCGTCGAGCACGCTCGCGCCGGGGATCTCCAGCGAGGGGATGGAGCGGTACAGATCCCACAGGCATTCAAAGTGGTCTTCCATCTCGCGCCCGCCCCGGATGACAAAGCCCTTGCCGGGCTCGTCGCTGCCATCGAGCGCGCCGCCGGGCAGGGCCAGGCGCTCCAAAATCGTGATGCGCTCGCCCGCCATGTGGCCGTCGCGCACCAAAAAAGCCGCCCCGGCCAGCGCCGCCAGGCCCGAACCGACGAACCAGGCCGACTTGTTCTCCACCCCGGCAGGCTTGCGGGGGCGGGCAAAGGCTTCGTAGTTACCGCTGCTGTAGTACATGCACTTTCCTTTCAGAGAACTGACGACTCATGGTAAACCCGTATACCGCTACCGCCATGCGAGAGCGCAGCGCAGTGGCTGACCCAGGTCAAAGGCCGGTGCGGCGCTTTTTCATGCCCGTAAAATCCCCCGTTCTGCTTCACAACCCGCAACCGCCGGCCCGCCCATGACCACTGTTACCCTCGACGCCGTCAGCGTCACCACCCAAGCCAATGTGTACTTTGACGGCAAATGCGTCAGCCACAGCCTGACGCTGGCCGACGGCACGAAGAAATCGGTGGGCGTGATCCTGCCCTCGACCCTGACCTTCAACACCGGCGCCGCCGAGATCATGGAATGCGTCGCTGGCGCCTGCGAATACCGCCTGGCCGGCTGCGAAGACTGGCTGCCCTCGCGCCCGGGCGAACGCTTTAGCATCCCTGCGCACTCACACTTCGACATCCGCGTCACGCAGGCGTACCACTACATCTGCCACTTCGCCTGATTTCAAGGCATTTTGGCCTCCAGCGCTTGCTAATCAAGCGCGAACAGCTATTATTTTGAGAGCAAACCCATGGCAAGCATCCTGCAACACCTCCCCGTCGGCCAGAAGGTCGGCATCGCTTTTTCTGGCGGCCTCGACACCAGCGCCGCGCTGCGCTGGATGAAGAACAAAGGCGCCCTGCCCTACGCCTACACCGCCAACCTGGGCCAGCCCGACGAGGCCGATTACGACGAGATTCCCCGCAAGGCCATGGAATACGGCGCCGAGCAGGCGCGGCTGATCGACTGCCGCACGCAACTGGCGCACGAGGGCATTGCCGCCATCCAGGCCGGGGCGTTTCACATCAGCACCGGCGGCATCACCTACTTCAACACCACACCGCTGGGCCGCGCCGTGACCGGCACCATGCTGGTGGCGGCCATGAAGGAGGACGACGTGCACATCTGGGGCGACGGCTCGACCTTCAAGGGCAACGAC
This DNA window, taken from Acidovorax sp. HDW3, encodes the following:
- the pgsA gene encoding CDP-diacylglycerol--glycerol-3-phosphate 3-phosphatidyltransferase: MFFTIPTLMTWTRIIAIPLIVGVFYAPLAPDTRNLIATLMFVVFAATDWLDGFLARKLNQTSAFGAFLDPVADKFLVCASLLVLVHLGRTDVFVALIIIGREIAISALREWMAQIGASKSVAVHMIGKLKTTAQMTAIPFLLYDGPVGPINTGVWGLWLIWIAAVLTVWSMVYYLQKALPEIRARVR
- a CDS encoding HU family DNA-binding protein gives rise to the protein MNKTELIEHIATNADISKAAAARALESTIEAVKKTLKKGGTVSLVGFGTFAVGKRAARTGRNPRTGATIKIKAAKVPKFRPGKALKDALN
- a CDS encoding SurA N-terminal domain-containing protein, whose protein sequence is MLESIRKHSKFGMILLFLLVIPSFVLVGVDQSYFSESSPIVARVDGHEIKQSDWDNAHRQESDRARAQAPNSDPRLLDTPQARYATLERMVRDRVLTAAVQKMHLGVSNTRLAQTLQDIPAIAALKRPDGSLDAEAYRALVGAQGLTPEGFEANVRQDMALSQVLGGVVQSSFSTPEQLNQAMDTLLQRREIQIARFTPQDFSAKVTPTDAELESYYQAHTVQFQQPEEATVEYLLLDLDAVRASLTPSEDDLRTYYKENLDRLAGKEERRASHILISAAKDAPAAEREKAKAQANELETTLRKDPGQFAALAKKNSQDPGSASAGGDLGFFARGAMVKPFEDAVFGMNKGDISPVVESDFGYHIITLTDIKKPKAPSFEEVRPKLQAELLQQLAQRKFAEVADTFTNSVYEQADSLQPTADKLKLKVQTAQHVTRTPAPGAQGPLANARFLEALFANDSIENKRNTEAIDIAPSTLVAGRVSQYEPARTLPYAEVRERVRALYVADKAGELARTEGQAKLQAWQADPNSANRLAPSIIVARNQLQNQPRALVDAALHAPADKLPAWTGVDLGAQGYAVIKINRIVPREASQAAETAALQQQFDQWLGTAEGMAYYELLKQRFKVQIKAPRPTS
- the ubiG gene encoding bifunctional 2-polyprenyl-6-hydroxyphenol methylase/3-demethylubiquinol 3-O-methyltransferase UbiG, whose translation is MSATLNVDPAELAKFSELAHRWWDPESEFRPLHQFNPLRLEWIMGLAPLAGKKVLDVGCGGGILADSMAHQGASVTGIDLASKSLRVAQLHALEAQTPNIDYREVSAEVLAAEQPGAYDVVTCMEMLEHVPDPASIVRACATLVKPGGWVFFSTIHRNLKAFALAIVAAEYLLKMLPQGTHEYDKLIQPSELARYCRQAGLELQHTRGLEYNPLTQRYRLSDDTSVNYLFATRRLPA
- the gph gene encoding phosphoglycolate phosphatase (PGP is an essential enzyme in the glycolate salvage pathway in higher organisms (photorespiration in plants). Phosphoglycolate results from the oxidase activity of RubisCO in the Calvin cycle when concentrations of carbon dioxide are low relative to oxygen. This enzyme is a member of the Haloacid Dehalogenase (HAD) superfamily of aspartate-nucleophile hydrolase enzymes (PF00702).): MSPVFSTVRAVLFDLDGTLIDSAPDLGAAVDKMRTDRGLPPLPMECYRPLAGAGARGLLGQAFGIGPDHPEFTQLREEFFNNYQACMTARTQPFEGVAQLLDHLHRKALPWGVVTNKSTRFAQPLTQQMPLFATMQTVVCGDTTAHSKPHPEPLLEACRRLGVAPQHCIYVGDDARDIEAGHAAGMGTVAACYGYLGHEHPPQTWGAHATIYSPLELLKLLKKD
- the earP gene encoding elongation factor P maturation arginine rhamnosyltransferase EarP, producing the protein MPPLLWDVFCRVIDNFGDVGVCWRLSADLAARGHQVRLWIDDASALAWMAPQGVSGVQVLPWPDAAPATGVGQVLVEAFGCGAPDIFFATKTIASDADTTSPASKNYPLLINLEYLSAESYVERCHRLPSPISTGPCQGAVRWFFYPGFTPATGGLLRESNLAARLQQFDRAGWRTRHGIGAQQWAVSLFCYEPPVLPAFLQQLQSVGAQLLVTPGRAAAAVQACANHQPPITWLQPCTQHAFDELLWGCDLNCVRGEDSLVRALWAGQPLLWHIYPQEDNAHHAKLQAFLDWLQAPPSLRQLHCAWNGIEPTQTLPHLDAHALQQWRECIQAARQRLLAQRDLLTQLLGFVAEKS
- the efp gene encoding elongation factor P, whose protein sequence is MKIAQEIRAGNVIMHGKDPMIVLKTEYARGGRGAATVRMKLKSLLGNMGTENVYKADDKIDNVILDKKECTYSYFADPMYVWMDTEYNQYEVEASNMGDAISYLEDGMAAEVVFYDGKAISVELPTSVEREITWTEPAVKGDTSGKVLKPAKIATGFEVPVPLFVSQGDKIEIDTRTGEYRKRV